The sequence ATGGTAGATCTTTGTTTAATTGGACAAGAAAACGACATATTCAAAACTGTAAATCATGTAAAACCACAAATTATTGCATTAGGATATGATCAAGTTCATCAAGAGAAATTCATAACAGAAGGATGTAAAAAAATACAACTTGATGCAAAAGTTGCAAGATTACAATCCCCAATACCTGAGAGTTCTAGTTCAAAAATTCAGAAAGAGTATGGCGAATCTATTCATGGAATTTAGGAATTTATTGGAATTTTTATAGAAACTTTCGAACCATCTTTTAGTTTTGCAGTTTTTCGCATACATGATTTTGAAATCAATTCTATAATAGAATCATCATGATGTGTACGCTCAAGAATTATTAATTCACAATTTGTAGAGTTGTTTAATTTTGCATTAAAGCATTTCACCCAACCATAAGTTCTCTTTCCATCTGAAAAGCTATTAATTTTTACACCATTCAAGGTTTCAAATTGTTTAATTGCTTCTTGATGAATTTTTTGATCCAATCTAACATTAAGAGTTCCAGGATATGGAACATATCCAATTTTAGATTGGAATTGTTTCGTGTATCCCTTTAATCCCATATAGTATGCACCTTCACCCATTCCAGAAACTAAAGTTCCCTTGAGTTCAACATGAGAAGGAGAAGAATCAAGACTTTTTTGTAATATTGCTGAAAGTTTTACCATTTCAGAATATCCTTTTGAAGTAATTTTTACAGAGATATTTCGTCCACTAATTATTCTCTCAATGAATTGATTTTGTTCTAATTCTAGAAGATGTTTCGAGGCTGCCTGTTGTGATTTTTTGATATTTTTTCCTAAAGATGAAGTAGTGATTGAAACATAGTTGTATTTGGCACCTTTTGAAAGTAAATATGAAAGAGTTAGGATGTGCTGAATTT comes from Nitrosopumilus oxyclinae and encodes:
- a CDS encoding DUF120 domain-containing protein translates to MTELKIQHILTLSYLLSKGAKYNYVSITTSSLGKNIKKSQQAASKHLLELEQNQFIERIISGRNISVKITSKGYSEMVKLSAILQKSLDSSPSHVELKGTLVSGMGEGAYYMGLKGYTKQFQSKIGYVPYPGTLNVRLDQKIHQEAIKQFETLNGVKINSFSDGKRTYGWVKCFNAKLNNSTNCELIILERTHHDDSIIELISKSCMRKTAKLKDGSKVSIKIPINS